A genomic segment from Blastococcus sp. PRF04-17 encodes:
- the priA gene encoding bifunctional 1-(5-phosphoribosyl)-5-((5-phosphoribosylamino)methylideneamino)imidazole-4-carboxamide isomerase/phosphoribosylanthranilate isomerase PriA — translation MQWQRDGAEWVHLVDLDAAFGRGTNRELLARVVGELDVDVELSGGIRDDESLAAALATGCRRVNLGTAALESPEWCARAIAEHGDRIAVGLDVRGTRLAARGWTKEGGELYETLARLDAEGCARYVVTDITKDGTLQGPNLGLLREVCAATPRPVIASGGVSSLDDIRALTGLTAIGVEGAIVGKALYAGAFTLPEALRVTEEASA, via the coding sequence CTGCAGTGGCAGCGCGACGGCGCCGAGTGGGTCCACCTCGTCGACCTCGACGCGGCGTTCGGCCGCGGGACCAACCGCGAGCTGCTCGCCCGGGTCGTGGGCGAGCTGGACGTCGACGTCGAGCTCTCCGGCGGCATCCGGGACGACGAGTCGCTGGCCGCGGCCCTGGCGACCGGCTGCCGCCGGGTGAACCTGGGCACCGCGGCGCTGGAGTCGCCGGAGTGGTGCGCCCGGGCGATCGCCGAGCACGGTGACCGCATCGCCGTCGGCCTCGACGTGCGGGGCACGCGGCTGGCGGCCCGAGGCTGGACCAAGGAGGGCGGCGAGCTCTACGAGACGCTGGCCCGCCTCGACGCCGAGGGCTGTGCCCGGTACGTCGTCACCGACATCACCAAGGACGGGACGCTCCAGGGCCCCAACCTCGGCCTGCTGCGCGAGGTCTGCGCCGCCACGCCCCGCCCGGTCATCGCGTCCGGCGGCGTCAGCTCGCTGGACGACATCCGCGCGCTCACCGGGCTCACCGCGATCGGCGTCGAAGGGGCGATCGTGGGCAAGGCGCTGTACGCGGGCGCGTTCACGCTCCCGGAGGCGCTGCGGGTCACCGAGGAGGCGAGCGCGTGA
- a CDS encoding ATP-binding cassette domain-containing protein, producing MTAATAVQVPLRLNGIHKHFGGVVAVERFDLEVAAGEIVALVGDNGAGKSTLVKIISGLYQPSEGEIWLNGEQVHFRDASDARRKGVEVVYQDLALVDEQPVYMNMFLGRELVRGPLRLLDRRRMARETQELVDALDVRIPSARATLRDLSGGQRQGIAICRATHWATGLVLMDEPTAALGVAETAKVEELIARLRERGAAVLLVSHNLDQVFRLADRIAVLRRGKQVGVRSVQETSRNEIVSMITGLS from the coding sequence GTGACCGCCGCCACCGCCGTGCAGGTACCGCTGCGACTGAACGGCATCCACAAGCACTTCGGCGGTGTCGTCGCGGTCGAGCGCTTCGACCTCGAGGTCGCCGCGGGGGAGATCGTCGCGCTCGTGGGCGACAACGGGGCCGGCAAGTCGACGCTGGTGAAGATCATCTCCGGCCTCTACCAGCCGAGCGAGGGCGAGATCTGGCTCAACGGCGAGCAGGTCCACTTCCGTGACGCCTCCGACGCCCGGCGGAAGGGAGTGGAGGTGGTCTACCAGGACCTGGCCCTGGTCGACGAGCAGCCCGTCTACATGAACATGTTCCTCGGGCGCGAGCTGGTCCGTGGTCCGCTCCGGCTGCTCGACCGGCGGCGCATGGCGAGGGAGACGCAGGAGCTCGTCGACGCCCTCGACGTCCGCATCCCGTCCGCCCGGGCCACGCTGCGCGACCTTTCGGGTGGCCAGCGCCAGGGCATCGCGATCTGCCGCGCCACCCACTGGGCGACCGGGCTGGTCCTCATGGACGAGCCGACGGCGGCGCTCGGCGTCGCCGAGACGGCGAAGGTGGAGGAGCTGATCGCCCGCCTGCGCGAGCGCGGCGCGGCCGTCCTCCTGGTGAGCCACAACCTCGACCAGGTGTTCCGGCTCGCCGACCGCATCGCGGTGCTGCGACGTGGCAAGCAGGTCGGGGTCCGGTCGGTGCAGGAGACCAGCCGCAACGAGATCGTCTCGATGATCACGGGCCTGTCGTGA
- the hisF gene encoding imidazole glycerol phosphate synthase subunit HisF, with protein MSLAVRVIPCLDVDAGRVVKGVNFVDLRDAGDPVEMARVYDAEGADELTFLDITASSGDRATTYDMVSRTAESVFIPLTVGGGVRSVEDVDRLLRAGADKVGVNTAAVARPELIAEIADRFGNQVLVLSLDARRVQDGAATDSGFEITTHGGRRGTGQDAVEWCVRAAELGAGEILLNSMDADGTRAGFDTELIRLVRREVSVPLIASGGAGAPQHFPPAVDAGADAVLAASVFHFGVLRVGDVKAALADAGHPVRHEVDHPLP; from the coding sequence GTGAGTCTCGCCGTGCGGGTGATCCCGTGCCTGGACGTCGACGCCGGCCGGGTTGTCAAGGGGGTGAACTTCGTCGACCTGCGCGACGCCGGTGACCCCGTCGAGATGGCGCGCGTGTACGACGCCGAGGGCGCCGACGAGCTCACCTTCCTGGACATCACCGCCAGCTCCGGCGACCGCGCCACCACCTACGACATGGTCAGCCGCACCGCCGAGAGCGTGTTCATCCCGCTGACGGTGGGCGGCGGCGTGCGCAGCGTCGAGGACGTCGACCGGCTGCTGCGAGCCGGCGCGGACAAGGTCGGCGTGAACACCGCCGCGGTGGCGCGGCCGGAGCTGATCGCCGAGATCGCCGACCGGTTCGGCAACCAGGTGCTGGTGCTGTCCCTGGACGCGCGCCGCGTGCAGGACGGCGCCGCGACCGACTCCGGCTTCGAGATCACCACCCACGGCGGCCGGCGGGGCACCGGTCAGGACGCCGTCGAGTGGTGCGTCCGCGCTGCGGAGCTCGGCGCCGGCGAGATCCTGCTCAACTCCATGGACGCCGACGGCACCCGGGCCGGCTTCGACACCGAGCTGATCAGGCTGGTCCGGCGCGAGGTGAGCGTGCCGCTGATCGCCAGCGGGGGAGCGGGGGCTCCTCAGCACTTCCCGCCCGCGGTGGACGCCGGCGCGGACGCCGTGCTCGCCGCGAGCGTCTTCCACTTCGGCGTCCTGCGGGTCGGCGACGTCAAGGCCGCCCTCGCCGACGCCGGCCACCCGGTGCGCCACGAGGTCGACCACCCGCTCCCCTGA
- a CDS encoding ABC transporter permease: MTTTTAPAQRPGWLAGVQWKDYVVYAGFVVVFLFFAVTQPSSFLSVPNLTNILVQAAPIMVLAVGLVFVLSAGEIDLSIGSVVALSALSAAVVLQNTGSWPLAVLAALGVGLGVGLLNGIFVAAVRLPSFLVTLATMGLVAGLARELTDLQSVPVTDSAFISLFGAKWLGLPATVWWAAFIVVLGAVALRQTRYGAHVLAVGNNASAARVSGIKVDRVRVAVLVGSAMAASVVGLLYSARLQGARYTLGEADLMTAIAAVIVGGTSLFGGKGSVVGAVVGSLLMTMLNNGLILAGLSVSQQMVARAAIILIAVSISLRGKRGS; encoded by the coding sequence ATGACCACGACCACAGCGCCGGCCCAGCGACCCGGCTGGCTCGCGGGCGTCCAGTGGAAGGACTACGTCGTCTACGCCGGCTTCGTCGTCGTCTTCCTCTTCTTCGCCGTCACCCAGCCCTCGAGCTTCCTGAGCGTCCCCAACCTCACGAACATCCTCGTGCAGGCGGCGCCGATCATGGTGCTCGCCGTGGGACTGGTCTTCGTCCTGTCGGCCGGCGAGATCGACCTGTCGATCGGATCCGTGGTGGCCCTGTCGGCCCTGAGCGCCGCGGTCGTCCTGCAGAACACCGGGTCGTGGCCGCTGGCCGTGCTTGCGGCGCTCGGGGTGGGGCTGGGTGTGGGCCTGCTCAACGGGATCTTCGTCGCCGCCGTACGGCTGCCGTCCTTCCTGGTCACGCTGGCGACGATGGGTCTGGTCGCCGGCCTCGCCCGGGAACTCACCGACCTGCAGTCCGTGCCCGTCACCGACAGCGCCTTCATCAGCCTGTTCGGTGCGAAGTGGCTGGGGCTGCCGGCCACCGTCTGGTGGGCCGCCTTCATCGTCGTCCTGGGCGCAGTGGCGCTGCGCCAGACCCGGTACGGCGCGCACGTGCTGGCCGTGGGGAACAACGCCTCCGCCGCGCGGGTCAGCGGGATCAAGGTGGACCGGGTCCGGGTCGCCGTCCTCGTGGGCAGCGCGATGGCCGCGTCCGTGGTGGGGCTGCTCTACTCCGCCCGCCTGCAGGGCGCCCGGTACACCCTGGGCGAGGCGGACCTCATGACGGCGATCGCCGCCGTCATCGTCGGCGGCACCAGCCTGTTCGGCGGCAAGGGCTCGGTCGTCGGCGCGGTCGTCGGCAGCCTGCTCATGACCATGCTCAACAACGGGCTGATCCTCGCCGGGCTGTCGGTGTCGCAGCAGATGGTCGCCCGCGCCGCGATCATCCTCATCGCCGTGTCGATCTCGCTCCGCGGCAAGCGCGGCAGCTGA
- a CDS encoding alanine racemase — MFLDLLRRRNPDFLRAAAQLHRSGELPANCYAIDLDAVRRNAAAIAAEAARLGLSAFAMTKQLGRNPDVSRALAEEGITHAVGVDLQDAEADAAGGLRIGHLGHLVQIPRSEAARGAALAPSFWTVFNETKAAEAAAASAAAGREQALLARIVADGDRFYRGHEGGFDAADVVRVADRLDGLTGGRFAGVTTFPAMLFDSDARTVRPTPNLATLQVAVERLRRAGRADVAVNGPGTTSAATLPMLAEAGVTQVEPGHGLTGTTPWHAVEDLVEEPAVAYVSEVSHTYGGGAYVFGGGLYVDPVLGGTATRAVVVGDGADPATAPTLPVEMPAPEAIDYYAIVDASDGPSVEVGDTVVFGFRAQVFVTRALTAAIAGVSTGRPHVVGVWAADGSLPQHLSPDTSNVLADRRRNP, encoded by the coding sequence GTGTTCCTGGACCTGCTCCGCAGGCGCAACCCGGACTTCCTGCGCGCCGCCGCGCAGCTGCACCGCTCCGGCGAGCTGCCGGCCAACTGCTATGCGATCGACCTCGACGCCGTGCGCCGCAACGCCGCGGCGATCGCGGCCGAGGCCGCGCGGCTGGGGCTGAGCGCCTTCGCCATGACCAAGCAGCTCGGTCGCAACCCCGACGTCTCCCGGGCGCTGGCCGAGGAGGGGATCACGCACGCCGTGGGGGTCGACCTGCAGGACGCTGAGGCCGACGCGGCCGGCGGTCTCCGCATCGGTCACCTGGGGCACCTGGTGCAGATCCCGCGGTCCGAGGCGGCCCGAGGCGCCGCGCTGGCGCCGTCCTTCTGGACCGTGTTCAACGAGACGAAGGCCGCCGAGGCCGCCGCTGCCAGCGCTGCCGCCGGTCGGGAGCAGGCGCTGCTCGCCCGGATCGTGGCCGACGGGGACCGCTTCTACCGCGGCCACGAGGGCGGGTTCGACGCCGCGGACGTCGTCCGCGTCGCCGACCGGCTCGACGGGCTGACCGGTGGGCGCTTCGCGGGTGTGACGACGTTCCCGGCGATGCTCTTCGACAGTGACGCCCGGACGGTCCGGCCCACCCCGAACCTCGCGACCCTGCAGGTGGCGGTGGAGCGCCTGCGGCGCGCCGGGCGGGCGGACGTCGCCGTCAACGGGCCGGGAACCACTTCCGCGGCGACCCTGCCGATGCTGGCCGAGGCCGGCGTGACCCAGGTCGAGCCGGGCCACGGCCTCACCGGCACCACCCCGTGGCACGCCGTGGAGGACCTGGTCGAGGAGCCCGCCGTCGCCTATGTGTCGGAGGTGTCGCACACCTACGGCGGAGGTGCGTACGTCTTCGGCGGCGGCCTCTACGTGGATCCCGTACTCGGGGGGACGGCCACCCGCGCCGTCGTCGTCGGGGACGGCGCCGACCCGGCCACCGCGCCGACGCTGCCGGTGGAGATGCCCGCCCCGGAGGCCATCGACTACTACGCGATCGTCGACGCCTCCGACGGGCCCTCCGTCGAGGTGGGCGACACGGTGGTCTTCGGCTTCCGCGCACAGGTGTTCGTCACCCGGGCTCTCACCGCGGCCATCGCCGGTGTGTCGACCGGCCGACCGCACGTCGTCGGCGTGTGGGCCGCCGACGGCTCGCTGCCGCAGCACCTCTCCCCAGACACCTCGAACGTGCTCGCCGACCGCCGGAGGAACCCGTGA
- a CDS encoding substrate-binding domain-containing protein — translation MKHMLSGKTWRLAVAATLAGSLALTACSGEADDASADRSPAEEPSLEFTGPNGETPESLDQLELTDEEVAQVKAGNYTAAFVWHESSALVGATEKGAREEFERLGIEVVASTEAGFDPARQADNLQSVLALDPDIIVTIAVDPTSAAAAFQPAVDAGVKLAVMTTPPAGYESGDEIVSIVTGALTEYGKANAEMLGEAIGGEGEVGYLYHDADFWFTNQRDQAFKDWTAHLYPDIEIVAEEGFSDPARTEDIANAMITRNPEIKGIYVAWATAAEGVLAALRQAGRSDVKVVTNDLEANLASDMMRDGNVVGIVGNSSVGLGRGLAIVGAYGVLGKQAPELVANPPFAVTKDNIVEGWESDYAEEPPSGVLP, via the coding sequence ATGAAGCACATGCTCAGCGGCAAGACCTGGCGGCTCGCCGTCGCGGCCACCCTCGCGGGGTCGCTCGCGCTGACCGCCTGCAGCGGGGAGGCCGACGACGCCTCCGCCGATCGAAGCCCTGCGGAGGAGCCGAGCCTGGAGTTCACCGGGCCCAACGGCGAGACGCCCGAGAGCCTCGACCAACTGGAGCTGACCGACGAGGAGGTCGCCCAGGTCAAGGCGGGCAACTACACCGCCGCCTTCGTGTGGCACGAGTCCTCGGCGCTCGTGGGCGCCACCGAGAAGGGCGCTCGCGAGGAGTTCGAGCGCCTGGGGATCGAGGTCGTTGCCAGCACCGAGGCCGGCTTCGACCCTGCCCGCCAGGCCGACAACCTGCAGAGCGTGCTCGCGCTCGATCCCGACATCATCGTGACGATCGCCGTCGACCCCACGTCGGCCGCCGCGGCGTTCCAGCCGGCCGTCGACGCCGGCGTCAAGCTCGCGGTCATGACCACGCCGCCGGCCGGCTACGAGAGCGGCGACGAGATCGTCTCCATCGTCACCGGTGCCCTCACCGAGTACGGCAAGGCCAACGCCGAGATGCTCGGTGAGGCCATCGGCGGCGAGGGCGAGGTCGGGTACCTGTACCACGACGCCGACTTCTGGTTCACCAACCAGCGCGACCAGGCGTTCAAGGACTGGACCGCCCACCTCTACCCCGACATCGAGATCGTCGCGGAGGAGGGCTTCAGCGACCCGGCCCGCACCGAGGACATCGCCAACGCGATGATCACGCGCAACCCCGAGATCAAGGGCATCTACGTCGCCTGGGCCACCGCCGCGGAGGGCGTGCTCGCCGCTCTGCGCCAGGCCGGCCGAAGCGACGTCAAGGTGGTCACGAACGACCTCGAGGCGAATCTGGCCTCGGACATGATGCGGGACGGCAACGTCGTGGGCATCGTGGGGAACTCGTCGGTCGGCCTGGGCCGAGGGCTGGCGATCGTGGGTGCCTATGGCGTCCTCGGCAAGCAGGCTCCCGAGCTCGTCGCGAACCCGCCGTTCGCCGTCACGAAGGACAACATCGTCGAGGGCTGGGAGAGCGACTACGCCGAAGAGCCCCCGTCCGGCGTCCTTCCCTGA
- a CDS encoding phosphotriesterase family protein, whose translation MGHVQTVLGPVDPADLGRIMPHEHLVSLVPGPWLSGGTVDDPVEVAVTALRGIGDLGFGTVVDLSPYGVVGRDAEGDSLGLLQEISRRSGLHVVAGASVYLEPYSPQWALAADVDAMHARFVADATVGVGGTGITVGILGEQATGLDEITVHEEKCLRAAARACRDTGLALNTHTTHGTMALEQVEILREEGMDLSRVVIGHMDIHPDLSYVQRVLDTGVSVAFDTIGKQFWDFVLAPPPADPPEGEFGKRAYYRSDRSRAQGLATLVAEGYADRILLSLDMTGAEVYLNAATHGQSGYSYLGRSFVPMVRDLGVPEHALDQMLARNPARLLTVS comes from the coding sequence ATGGGCCACGTCCAAACCGTCCTCGGCCCCGTCGACCCCGCCGACCTCGGCCGGATCATGCCGCACGAGCACCTCGTCTCGCTCGTCCCCGGTCCGTGGTTGTCCGGCGGGACCGTCGACGACCCGGTGGAGGTCGCCGTGACGGCCCTGCGGGGAATCGGTGATCTGGGCTTCGGCACCGTCGTCGACCTCAGCCCGTACGGCGTGGTGGGACGTGACGCCGAAGGTGACAGCCTCGGTCTGCTGCAGGAGATCTCCCGTCGGAGCGGACTGCACGTCGTCGCCGGGGCGTCGGTCTACCTGGAGCCCTACTCACCGCAGTGGGCGCTGGCGGCCGACGTGGACGCCATGCACGCCCGGTTCGTCGCCGACGCCACCGTCGGCGTCGGCGGGACCGGCATCACGGTCGGGATCCTCGGTGAGCAGGCGACCGGCCTGGACGAGATCACCGTCCACGAGGAGAAGTGCCTCCGAGCGGCGGCGCGGGCCTGCCGGGACACCGGGCTGGCGCTCAACACGCACACCACGCACGGCACGATGGCGCTCGAGCAGGTCGAGATCCTCCGGGAGGAGGGCATGGACCTGTCCCGCGTCGTCATCGGGCACATGGACATCCACCCCGACCTGTCGTACGTCCAGCGCGTCCTGGACACCGGCGTGAGCGTCGCCTTCGACACCATCGGCAAGCAGTTCTGGGACTTCGTCCTCGCGCCGCCACCGGCCGACCCGCCGGAGGGTGAGTTCGGCAAGCGGGCGTACTACCGCTCCGACCGCTCCCGGGCGCAGGGGCTGGCGACGCTCGTGGCCGAGGGGTACGCCGACCGGATCCTGCTGTCCCTGGACATGACCGGCGCCGAGGTCTACCTCAACGCCGCGACCCACGGCCAGAGCGGCTACTCGTACCTGGGCCGGAGCTTCGTGCCGATGGTGCGCGACCTCGGCGTCCCGGAGCACGCGCTGGACCAGATGCTGGCGCGCAACCCTGCGCGGCTGCTCACCGTTTCCTGA
- a CDS encoding SIS domain-containing protein, with product MTAPGELMRREIAEQPDRWLDLVADRRAVDAAAEFLRDRLAAGRLSGLVFAARGTSDHAAVYAQYLAQALLGLPAAMATPSVATVYGRNVHDPNSCLVAVSQSGASPDLIATLESARARGGPTIAFTNDPGSPLALAADVHVPLLAGPERSVAATKSYTAELIALHMWLRAVAGDPAGRVDADIRALAEHGRTVIRRSAGLAPDLAERLADADRALLIGRAFGAATAREGALKLMETSSIAASGWSAADAKHGPLAAVTTGTPVFCFVGERTGRASVEALLPDLYGRGADVHLIGNDPEGSGLAGILPPDVADELLPVLSIVPVQSLALELALRKGLDPDRPLGLTKVTRTT from the coding sequence GTGACGGCCCCCGGGGAGCTGATGCGCCGCGAGATCGCGGAGCAGCCCGACCGCTGGCTCGACCTCGTCGCCGACCGCCGTGCCGTGGACGCAGCAGCGGAGTTCCTCCGTGACCGGCTCGCCGCGGGGCGGTTGTCCGGTCTCGTCTTCGCGGCGCGGGGCACCAGCGACCACGCGGCGGTCTACGCGCAGTACTTGGCCCAGGCGCTCCTCGGGCTGCCCGCGGCGATGGCCACGCCCAGCGTCGCGACTGTCTACGGACGCAACGTCCACGACCCGAACAGCTGCCTGGTGGCGGTGTCCCAGAGCGGCGCGTCGCCGGATCTGATCGCGACGCTGGAGAGCGCGCGAGCCCGCGGCGGCCCGACGATCGCCTTCACCAACGATCCGGGCAGCCCCCTCGCCCTGGCTGCCGACGTCCACGTCCCCCTGCTCGCCGGTCCCGAGCGCTCCGTGGCGGCGACGAAGTCCTACACGGCGGAGCTGATCGCCCTCCACATGTGGTTGCGTGCCGTCGCCGGGGATCCCGCCGGGCGGGTGGACGCCGACATCCGCGCCCTGGCCGAACACGGGCGAACGGTGATCCGGCGCTCGGCCGGGCTGGCCCCGGACCTGGCGGAGCGGCTGGCCGACGCCGATCGCGCGCTCCTGATCGGTCGCGCCTTCGGTGCCGCGACCGCCCGGGAAGGCGCGCTGAAGCTGATGGAGACGAGCAGCATCGCCGCGTCGGGGTGGAGCGCGGCGGACGCCAAGCACGGCCCGCTGGCCGCCGTCACGACGGGTACGCCTGTCTTCTGCTTCGTCGGGGAGCGGACCGGCCGCGCATCGGTGGAGGCGCTGCTACCGGACCTGTACGGGCGTGGCGCCGACGTCCACCTGATCGGCAACGACCCCGAGGGGTCTGGACTCGCCGGGATCCTGCCTCCGGACGTGGCGGACGAGCTCCTGCCCGTGCTGAGCATCGTTCCCGTCCAGTCGCTGGCCCTCGAGCTCGCACTGCGCAAGGGCCTGGACCCGGACCGGCCGCTGGGCCTCACCAAGGTGACGCGCACGACCTGA
- a CDS encoding RidA family protein, whose product MSVIRLGSGAPWEGVVGYSRVVVRGDAAWVSGTTSVVDGAVAHPGDAAEQTRQVLSTIERSLERAGFTLADVVRTRMFVTDISRWEEVGRAHGEFFGDIRPATTMVEVSALIDPEMLVEIEADAVRGAGA is encoded by the coding sequence GTGAGCGTCATCCGCCTGGGCTCGGGCGCGCCGTGGGAGGGCGTCGTCGGCTACAGCCGGGTCGTCGTCCGCGGGGACGCCGCCTGGGTCAGCGGGACGACGTCGGTCGTCGACGGCGCGGTGGCCCATCCCGGCGACGCGGCCGAACAGACCCGGCAGGTGCTGTCCACCATCGAGCGGTCTCTGGAACGGGCCGGGTTCACCCTCGCCGACGTCGTCCGCACGCGGATGTTCGTCACCGACATCTCCCGGTGGGAGGAGGTCGGGCGGGCCCACGGCGAGTTCTTCGGCGACATCCGGCCGGCGACCACGATGGTCGAGGTCTCCGCCCTGATCGACCCCGAGATGCTCGTCGAGATCGAGGCCGACGCCGTGCGCGGAGCCGGGGCGTGA
- a CDS encoding ROK family protein encodes MPHDPSGPSGRDGALVLGVDLGGTKVRAAVADESGAVLAEMATATDPRGGRHVVDQIAVLGRSLVSSAGAVPAAVRATAVGTPGVPDAQNGTLGLSPNVDGLSGVSLRDELAAELGHPVVLENDVTAAAVGERWVGSARGCADFVFIAVGTGIGMGIVSGGRVVRGAHGAAGEIGYLPLGTDPFDPVNQHRGALEEATAGETVAARYSAATGTATSTREVFDLAARGVPAAVAVVAEHGRLLALTITAVTAVLDPALVVLGGGVGSRPELLSPVRAALAELGKAPVDVRTTTLGTRASVVGTLDLALRAARLGSDPEDSE; translated from the coding sequence GTGCCTCACGACCCGTCCGGCCCATCTGGCCGGGACGGCGCCCTGGTGTTGGGTGTGGATCTCGGCGGGACCAAGGTCCGCGCAGCCGTCGCCGACGAGTCCGGCGCAGTCCTCGCCGAGATGGCGACCGCGACGGACCCGCGCGGCGGACGTCACGTCGTCGACCAGATCGCGGTACTCGGCCGGAGCCTGGTGAGCTCTGCCGGCGCGGTGCCCGCCGCCGTCCGTGCGACCGCTGTCGGCACACCGGGCGTGCCCGACGCGCAGAACGGCACCCTCGGGCTGTCACCGAACGTCGACGGCCTGTCCGGTGTGAGCCTGCGCGACGAGCTGGCAGCAGAACTCGGGCACCCCGTCGTGCTCGAGAACGACGTCACCGCCGCCGCGGTCGGCGAGCGCTGGGTCGGTTCGGCGCGCGGCTGCGCCGACTTCGTCTTCATCGCCGTGGGGACCGGGATCGGTATGGGCATCGTCAGCGGTGGCCGCGTCGTCCGCGGCGCCCACGGGGCCGCCGGCGAGATCGGCTACCTCCCGCTCGGAACGGACCCGTTCGACCCCGTGAACCAGCACCGCGGTGCACTGGAGGAGGCCACGGCGGGGGAGACGGTCGCCGCCCGCTACAGCGCGGCGACCGGCACGGCCACGAGCACCCGCGAGGTCTTCGACCTGGCCGCCCGTGGCGTCCCGGCCGCCGTCGCCGTCGTGGCCGAGCACGGCCGTCTCCTCGCCCTGACGATCACTGCGGTGACCGCGGTGCTCGACCCCGCGCTCGTCGTCCTCGGCGGGGGCGTCGGCTCCCGCCCCGAACTGCTGTCCCCCGTGCGGGCCGCCCTCGCCGAGCTCGGCAAGGCGCCCGTGGACGTCCGCACCACCACGCTGGGGACCCGTGCGTCGGTCGTCGGCACCCTCGACCTGGCGCTGCGCGCCGCCCGTCTCGGCTCCGACCCGGAGGACTCCGAATGA
- a CDS encoding ROK family protein, with product MEPEVSNRNRAAVLAHVLEASPTTRAAAATATGLSPATVSRMVDALMSEGLLRETDEVASGRRGRRATLLEAVADRSVVVGVDLGASSARFIVADLLGQPLHHRTCPTPTDRGPAELAAWLAEEVVATAGDLADRLAAVAIGLPGAVRRHDRRVFSAPNLPQVEQPVFLDVLEERLGPGLDLDNDSNYALLGEQRFGAARSAPTAVMLTVGAGLGAGVALDGRLLRGRNGLVGEFGHLPVGPLGSPLEHLVTGPGIMRRAAELGVDIASPAALFSPDADGQLLAMRRHVEQALLVVLTAAVVSYEPDTIVLGGRIARSLAPHLDGLGEDLRRTVPSAPPVVPAQLGDLSGALGAVVAALHRVYLGLGVGEQDLVRVPRPRDLGLAESDLADAG from the coding sequence ATGGAGCCGGAAGTCTCGAACCGGAACCGTGCAGCCGTCCTGGCGCACGTGCTGGAGGCCTCCCCGACCACCCGGGCCGCCGCGGCCACCGCGACGGGCCTGTCCCCTGCCACCGTCTCGCGCATGGTCGACGCGCTGATGAGCGAGGGCCTGCTGCGCGAGACCGACGAGGTCGCCAGCGGACGACGTGGGCGCCGGGCCACCCTGCTCGAGGCCGTCGCCGACCGGAGCGTGGTCGTGGGCGTGGACCTCGGCGCCTCCAGCGCCCGCTTCATCGTCGCCGACCTGCTGGGTCAACCGCTGCATCACCGCACCTGCCCGACACCCACCGACCGCGGCCCCGCCGAGTTGGCGGCCTGGCTGGCCGAGGAGGTGGTGGCGACCGCCGGCGACCTGGCGGACCGGCTGGCGGCGGTCGCCATCGGGCTGCCGGGGGCGGTCCGCCGGCACGACCGCCGGGTCTTCAGCGCGCCGAACCTGCCGCAGGTGGAGCAGCCGGTCTTCCTCGACGTTCTCGAGGAGCGGCTCGGACCCGGACTCGACCTCGACAACGACTCCAACTACGCCCTGCTCGGCGAGCAGCGGTTCGGCGCCGCACGGTCGGCTCCCACGGCCGTGATGCTGACGGTGGGGGCGGGGCTCGGGGCGGGCGTGGCACTGGACGGCCGGCTCCTGCGCGGACGCAACGGGCTGGTGGGCGAATTCGGTCACCTGCCTGTCGGACCCCTCGGCTCCCCTCTGGAGCACCTGGTCACCGGGCCGGGGATCATGCGCCGAGCCGCGGAGCTGGGCGTCGACATCGCCTCGCCCGCGGCTCTGTTCTCCCCCGACGCCGACGGTCAGCTCCTGGCGATGCGCCGCCACGTCGAGCAGGCACTGCTCGTCGTCCTCACCGCCGCGGTCGTGAGCTACGAGCCGGACACGATCGTGCTCGGCGGGCGTATCGCCCGGTCCCTCGCGCCCCACCTCGACGGCCTGGGCGAGGACCTCCGGCGGACCGTGCCCTCCGCGCCGCCGGTCGTCCCAGCCCAACTGGGCGACCTCTCGGGGGCTCTGGGCGCGGTGGTGGCCGCACTGCACCGCGTCTACCTCGGCCTGGGGGTCGGTGAGCAGGACCTCGTCCGGGTGCCGCGCCCCCGGGACCTGGGCCTGGCTGAGTCGGACCTGGCGGACGCGGGCTGA